The nucleotide window CACCCGGACCACGTTGGTGCCTGATGTTCCCATCAGCACGGTGGCCCCGCTGTTCAGGGTTAAATCTCCGGGAATGTTCACTATGGGATTGATGGTGCTGCATATGATCATTCGGGCCAGCCCGGTACCCTGGACATTGAGGTTGCGGCAGGAGAAACCGGCCTCGCCGGCCAGGATCATGTCCACTTCTTGACTGGCGCCGTCCCAGATCACTGTGCCGAAGCTCTGGTTGAGGCCGGCCGGCTGGTTAAACATCATCCCCAGTATGTCTATGGACGAAGTGGAATCCCAGTCGGCCACGGGGATGGTGTCGCCGTCCACCCCGTGGACGTACTGGGAGCCCGGCCCGAACCGGATCTGCCCGTTCTGGGTGAAATCGGCGGCGGTGATCATCAGCATGCCGTTCACATCCAGGTCGTAGCCGGTGGTGTCGCCCAGGGCGGCCGAGGTCTGGATCATCAGGCCTCCGCCAGCTTTGATCACCACCTGGTCCAGATATTCGGCCTGGCCGGAGATCTGGATCAGGTGGGTGGAGTCTATGGTGACCAGGCTGTCGGTGGCGCAGTCCGGGGTGAGCATCATGGCATTGGGATCCCAGGTGACGCCGCCGTTATCGGAAAAGTTCCATGATATGTACGAGCTCCACATCCCCGAGGATATGGAGCGCCACATCCTTCGCGGGATCTGCCCAATCACGTAGATGTCATCTGAATTGTACAGGGCGCAGTATACGTCTCCGCCCTGGTCCACCTTCATGTCCATGAAATGGGGACTGTAAACGGTGTAGACGCTGTCCACCACCGTGGGAGTCGGCAGCCTGGGGTCCACCAGCTTGACGTAACCGCTGCGCCAGCAGCCGATGTAGAGCAGTGAATCGGCCGGGTTGTAGACCACGGTGCTGACCGAATCCCCCACCGGCACCGAGTCTACCGCATCGCTGCCGTCTATATAGTAGAGGGAATTCGGACTGCTGCCGTTGCATGCCGCAAACATCCGGTTGTTGACCGGGCACAGTGCAAAGTTGCTTGGATTGTCGCCCACCGTCAGGGTAGCGACCAGGGTGTTGGTGGAAGTGTTGACCACCGCCACCTGGTCGGCTATGGGCAGGGTGACGTACAGCCGGTTGAGGGCCGGGTTGGATGCCATTTTAGCCGAGCCGCCATTAGTGCTCAGTTCCAGGATGGGCACCTGGGCCGTACGGGCATTGGTACTGCCGCTGTAAACATTAAGGGTGTCGAGAAAATAACCGGGAATGTAGACGCTGTTGTTGGGGCTGTAATAGTGCGCCACTCCCTGGACATTGTTGATGATCCCGGTGCTGGTATAAGTGCTGGGGTCATATATGTACATATCGGGTGACATGCCTTCATATACATATATTTTATTGTTGTCGGCGTTGAATTCGCAGCCGTTTAAACCGTTGCTGATCATGAAACTGGTGTCTAGAACATTGACGGCGCAATCGATGGCGTAAAAATAGTCGCTGCTCTTCATGTATATCCGGTTGTTCACTGAATCGTAGACCATCGGTGCGGAGTAGATCGTCCCCGGTACAATGCCCAGCAACGAATCGTTGGAGCAGGACATGGCCGTGACATTGCTGTAGCCAACATTGCCGGAATACATCCGGTCGCTTATGGGGCTATAGCCCAGATAAGTTGGTATTTGTCCGGTCCCTATGGGCTGTATCCTTGACTTTACCCCATAGCGCACCGCCCTGGCCGGCATGGCCACGGCCAGTATCAGGGCTGTCAGACAAAATAGTTTCTTCATATATTCCTCCCTAAAAAAGAGATGTGTTTTTTGCTATTACAATAGATAGAAACTTTAACATATCCACGGCAATAAATCAATATTCCCTATGATTATTTTATCCCGCGTCAATCCGTCTCCACTTCATAGTCCGGTTCCCTGTCGTCGATCGTTCCGGTATGGCCGCTTTGGCCCTGCGGCTCACCGGAAAATGAGGCGGCAGTAGCCTGAAACACCCGGGCCGGCTGTTTGCTCCCGCTTCCCTCCCCGGAATGGCGCAACAACCCGCCCTGCCCATCACTAGCTTTGCTTTTTTGGCGCAGCAGGGCCTGGGGGCTTAGGGAGACGCCGCTTTGGGAAACCCGCTGGTCCAAACCGGTGGCAAAGGTGTCTTTTCCTTCGTCCAGGATGCCCTTCAGCTGCCGCCGTTCATCGGAGGATAGCTTGTATCCTTCGCGGTCCAAGGCCTCATCCAGGTCAGCCTCCAGCCGGGAACGGAACAACTGGTCTCTGAAAGCCCTCTCCAGCACTTTCTGCAGAATATTTTCATCCATCACTGGTGCGCTTTCCCTATCATCAAATCACTTATCCCTGTCCCCTAGTCCAGCCCGTCCAGTTCCACCGGCTCGTCCTTGGGATGGCAGGTCCCGCACCAGATGGCGTCCGAGACCGCCAGGCCCTTCAGCTTCCCGGCCTTGTCCCGGAAGGAGTCCAGCAAATAGGGAAGATTCTTGGCGTGCTCCTTGCACACCGAGCGCCCGCAGAAACTGCAGACCGCGTTGGCCGGGCGTTCGCAATGCCAGCATTCCATGTTTATCCTCCATAATATTCAGATATTGGTCGTTATGCCGATGTGTCCCTATTTATTGTTATGGGTAATCAAGTCCGAAATGAAACTCAACGAGTCGAGAGCGCCGGAACACATATCGACTCGAGTAGCTTGGCGTGTTATAGAAACCAAAGAAAGAGGGAGCTTGTTTCTGTTCCAATGAATACTCTACGACTATGCTATCCTTGTCACGTGTTGTTGTACTGTGTTTCCGGCCCAAAATCAGGAACAATGAATCTAACGGTAATCCCAGGTGAATCCCCTTCCCGCTAATGAAAGCATGAACCTTCCGTAACCGGGCAAACAAATATTTACTGGTATCTTTTAGCAGAGGCATGACGGTAAACTCGGAAAAGCAATTACTATAATTACCGGGATGAAAATAAACCTGTAGTAGTTCAGACCGTGTTCTGTTTATATAGTAGTAACCCTCGAAATCATTCTGATACATCGCTGGATCAGGATGAAAGATTCGTATTGCGCTGATCGAGTCTTCGATATATACATTGTTCATCGAGACATCAACGCAACGAGGGACATATTTGGACGGGATTGGCTGCGCGACGAAGGTTGCGAAGGCAATGAAAAATATTTGCCAAGACATGCATTACTCCGTATTAATTTTGCACATAGAATCCTTCAACCGGCGGCTGGAGGCCGGTTCCTCCAGTAATATTCCGGTATTAATGTTATTCTACTCTAAACGGCATCCCTTTTAAACCCTATCGGGCGGCGCTTCGGTGCATCAGGTTCTATCAGCTGTTTAATGGCTGCGAATATTGCCTTGAAATTGCCATCGTAGTGCTTTTCCATTTGAGCCACTTTTTGGGCCAGTTTGTCATGGGATGTCAACATCCTCCGCATTTTTACGAAAGTTCTCATGATCTCGATATTCACCGCTATGGCCCTGTCGCTGTTTAATACACCGGATAGCATGGCTACCCCCTGTTCGGTAAAAGCATATGGCCGGTATTTACGATGCCCGCCCCGCCCAGGTTTTAAGGTCACAATTTGTGACCTTAAAACAATCTGTTCCTCGACAGTCAATTGAAACATGAAATCTTCGGGAAACCTTACAATATTTCGCTTGACCGCCTGGTTCAATACCTTTACTGGAACGCCGTATAAATTGGCCAAATCGTGGTCCAATATTATTTTATGCCCCCTTATGGCATGAATTGCTTGTTCTATGAAATCCACCGGCACCAAATCCACCCCACTCTTCATAATTTGCCTCACAATAACAGATGTGTTCAACTTTTTATTAATCATTCCTTTAAACAATCAGAAATAAACCCGCACCGATAGTTCTTGCAGTTTGTCCGTCAGCTCACCTTGTGCCGGGTGTCCTTCAATCTCCGGCTGGAGGCCTGCTCCAGGCTTTTGTAGAAATACAGGTGCTCTCCCAAAAGGCTCTTGAAATCATCCTTGTGCAGCTGCAGCACCAGGCCCTGGCCCTGGGAGACCACGCTGGCGGTGCGGGGCATGTCCAACAGCAGGGCGATCTCCCCGAAATATTCGCCCGGGCCCAATGCGGCCACCTTGTTCTTCTGGCCCTCCCGCTCCACCCAGACCTCGAACTGCCCTTCCTTGATGATGTAAAAGCTGTCGCCCAGCTCGCCCTGGGCGATCACCGCCTCCCCCGGCTGGCAGCGCCTGGGGATCAGCCGGGAGGCGGCCATGGCCACCTGGGCCGGGGCGAATTCCGAGAACAATGGCAGCTTCACCAGGAAGCCCCGGTTCTCCAGCAGGCGGTCAATCCGTGGCCCCAGGTCCACCTTTTGGGACATCAGCAACTCGAAGTCGGCCCGCTCCAAAGTTAGCAGCGAACAGTCGGACACGGCACGGGCGGTGGCGGTGCGGGGGACCTTCTTGATCAGGGCGATCTCGCCGAAGTAGTCGCCCCGGGCCAGCAGGGCCGCGATCTGGGCCGGACCGCCGTCTTTCTGAATGGAGATCTCCACCTGCCCGGACTTGATGATGTAGAACTTGTCGCCCTCCTCGCCCTGCCGGATGATGGTCTCGCCGGCCTTGCGCCGGTCCTCCTTAAGCCGGGAGAAGAACACCTTGGCCTCCTCCTGTGAAAGCTCCCAGAACCGGGCCACACCAGTGATCACGTCCTGGGCATCCTTCTTCTCACGGGAGAGCTTTTTTAGGGTCAGGCCTTCGGACCAGTGGCAGCCGGACATCAGGTACTGCTGGGCGATCTCCCGCTCCTCCCAGTACAGGCTCTCGTAGGCGGTCTTGAAGGTGTTTTTGGCGAAATAGGACCCGGTGATCCGGGAGATGTAAAAATACATCTCGTCCAGCAGGCCCTTGAAGGCCGGACTCCGTTCCAGTATCCCCCGGTCGCGCTCGAATCGCTCCTCGCTCTTGTCGCCGTATAATCTGATGGGCCAGCCTTTTTCAATCAGCACCAGGTTCAGGCGGTCGTCCATGGCCTTGGCCGAAGACTCGCCGAAGAAAGCGGCAAAATGGGTGCGGGATAGTTTGTATATCTTGACGGCGGCCTGGCGCATCCGGCGCCGCTCGGAGTCGGCCGCTTCAAAAGTGGAGGTCTCGGGCTGCCAGGAGGTGCCCTTGATAATCAGGTACAGCCACAGCAGGGCCAAGGTCTGCATCAGGGCCGGGAAAAGATCCAGCCGGGCCGGCAGCCGCCAGACGGTCATCACATTCTGGCCCAGCAGTCCGGTCAGAACGATCATCCAGAAATATTCCAGCGAAGATCCCTGGTTATTCCAGTAAAGCGACAGCACCATTAAAAAGGTTGACCAAAGCAGCATGATCCCCAGCGTCTGGGGCGGGGAAAATCCCGGGTTGACGGAGATCACCAGCATCATTAAGGCCCACAAAGCCCCCCACAGCCAGCGCTGCCATTGGCGCCACCGCCTGAGGCTGGAGTAGGAGAACTGGCTGAACCCGGCCAGGGCCAAGGCTCCGGACGATACCAGCCAGAGGTAGGGGTGAATGTTGGAAGTAAACGAGGCCAAGCCCATTTGCCAGAGCGAAGCCAGCAGCAGGCACCAGAAGACCAGGGAAAGATGGGACCCCCGGTAATAGGAATGGACCCGTAAGAACACCAGCAGGGCCATGGCCCCGAAGGGCAACATCAGCAGTATCCTGACCCAGGCCGGAAACAGGGAGATAAGCAGGGCTGCCGCACCAAAGAAGGCCAGCAGGCTCAGGGAAGCCAACAGCGGTTTCTGGCGCACCAGTTTTAAAAGGCCTTGCCAGGCCCCGGCGGCTATTTTAACGATATGTTTGCGCAGGGCCGCCAGCGCCCCCAGCAGGGCCAGTGCCAGGACCGCCGTCAGCCACCAGCGGGCCTGGCTGGTGGTGCCGCTTAGAAACTTATGCCAGATTCGGGCGGCCTGCAGCCGCCAGAAATACAGGGCGATGCCCAAGGCGAAAGCCGACCAGACATAGCTCCACAGCTTGAAACCGGCGTAGATCCTTTCCTCCCGGGTAAACGGTTCCCTGGATTTGAGCTTGGCCTTCAAGCCTTGCTTGATGAACTGGGCGGCCTTGGTCTTTAGCCCCGGCAGTTCCAGCCAGTCCACCAGCATGTAGTAACCGTCCAGTTCCAAACTGGGATTGAAGTTGGCGAAGACCGAGACGAAGGAAAGAAAGGCGAATTTGTAAAGCAGGGGGTTCAAAAAGAAGCCCGGCATCAGGACGGCTAAAAGGGAAGCCGCTCCGGCCAGGAAGGCCTGAGTATAGGGCCCCACCAGGGAGATGAACAACCGCTGGTCCTTGGGCAGCAGCCAGGCGTCGGTGGTGTCCACATAGAAGGCCGGAAAGCCCAGGTACAGGATGGTCCCCCCGCTGTTGACCTTCCGCTTGTAATGCTTGCAAGCCAGGGCGTGGGACATCTCGTGGGTGATCACCGCCAGATAGTTCAGCATAACCAGGATGATCAGCCCGGTCAGATAGGAGCCCGAGGATTTGAGCACACTGTACTGCCCGCCTTTGACCAGGACCCCAAAGGAGGCCAGGCCGGCCAGGATCATCATCCCGGAGATAATTTTTGCAGGCAGGGAGAAGAAATACTTGAAACCGCCCCGGTACAGGATACCGGTCAGATTATCAAAATTGGGGATAGGCCACTGCCGCTGGGGAAGGTTCTTTATCAGGTCCAGTATCTTGACCAGCGGTTTTTGGTGACGGATCCTCTGGGCCAGGTTCTTGTAAAAGTTGGAAGGTTTTTGAACCAGGAACCCTCCGGCAAAAAGCTCCTGGTACAGGGTGCCGATCCGGGAGAAGGCCAGCGACCCGAATTTCCGAAAATAGTCCACCAGGATTTCTTGAATGGTCTTCCGGCCGGTGAAGGATGAGTAAAGGAAGTAGTCTTTAAGCCCCAGCTTTATGTAACCGCTGCCCTCCGGGGCCTTGACCACAAAATATTCCTGGCCCTGGCGGTCGGCAAAGCAGGCCTCCTCGGCTCCCGGCTTTAGTTGAGGCTTCTGTTTGGAGAAATCCAAAGTGGCAACGAGCCGTTGCCAGATGGAAACGGTCTCTGTCCCGGTTGATGTGGATTGGTCGGGCATGGTCACTGATACAGTTTTTTGTTTTTGATGTAGCGGGCCGCAGATTCCGGCACCAGATAGCGGATGGCTTGGGAGCGGCGGACCCTGTCCCGGATGGCGGTGGCGCTGATGTCGATCAGGCTGACCGGCAAAAACCGGAGCATCTTCCTCCAGCGGGGCTCCACTTCGTTCCGGGAAAAACCGGGGCGGCTCAGCACGCAGACCGTGGCCAGTTCAAAGAGTTTTTGCGGTTCCTTCCAGGTTGAAAGCAGGACCGCCTGGTCCAGCCCCAAAAGCAAAAAAAGCCCGGCGGTCTTGTATTTTGACTTCAAGGCTTTTAAAGTGTTGACGGTATAGGACGCGCGCTTTGACCGTATTTCGATATCCGAGACGCTGAACAGCCGGTTGCCCCTGACCGCCAGGCGCACCATCTGATAACGATCCCTTGCCGGGGACAGTTTTTCTCCGCCCTTGTGGGGGGGCTGTCCGGCCGGGATGAAGATGACCCGGTCCAACCCCAGTATTTCCGCCGTCTGCTGGGCCACGATCAGGTGGCCCAGATGAATGGGATCAAAGGTCCCACCGAATATTCCTATACGCTTTGGTGTTGGCATTTGGTTTTAAATGACTGTATTAAGTTACAACGGGAATTCCTATCCACAGATTAACGCAGATTATAATTAATCCTCCAATATTTAATTTTCCATAGATAAATCTGCGGAGATCTGCCGAATCTGCGGATAGAACGTCAGAGGCTTAAATCGCTTTCTGCTATTTGCCCTGGCTGCTGTCGGCGGTGACCGGGGTGCTGTCCGGCAGGGCCGGCTGGACCTTTACCGCAGCCGGGATCTGGTCCAAAAGTTTCTTGGCCTCGCCTGCCCAGCGGGTCTGGGGATACTGGGTCATCAGGTTTTCCAGGTATAATTTGGCAGGGGCGTAACGCTTCATTTTAAAATATATCCGCCCGGCATCGAATTCCTTGTGGGCCAGCTTGTCCTCGATGTTGCCCTTAAGCTGGCGGGCTTCCGGGGCCCAGGTGGTGTCGGACAAATAGGTGAAATAGAGGTTCAGTGACTGTCCGGCTTTGACCGTGGTCTCGCTCTGGTCCAGGGCGTAGCCCGGCGAGTCCTTGTAATAGCACAGGGCGATCTTGAACCGGGACTCGTCGTCGTAGCGGCAGGGCGAGTAGGTGTTCAGTATCTGCTGGAACTCGGCGATGGCTCCGGGATAATCGCGGGTCCTTAGATAGCACTCGGCCAGGAAGTAATTGGCGTCCAGGGCCAGCTTGCTGCCGGAATAGTTGAAGACCACGGCCTTGAAATCGTCCATGGCGTCCACGTATTTTTTGTTCTGGAAGAACTGCTGGCCCCGGGCGTAGTAGTCGTCGGCCTCCATTTTTTTCACCATAGCTTTTTTGCCCCCGCAGGAAACCAGGCCCAGGGACAGGATGATCAACATAATCGGTAATAAGTATTTCTTCATTTTGTCCTTTATATTTATTAGCTTTGTTTGGTTTTTCTAACTTTTCCAACGTTTCTAACCATTTCGAACATTTCAAACTTTGGATCACTGTCCCCAGACGTTGCGGTCCAGGCTCCGGTACTGGATGGCCTCGGAAATGTGGGTGGCGCTGATGTCCCCCGCCCCGTCCAGGTCGGCGATGGTCCGTGAGACCTTAAGTATCCGGTCGTAGGCCCGGGCCGAAAAACCGAATTTGCTGATGGCCGCCCTTAAAAGTTCTTCGGAGCCGGCGTCTATCCCGCAGTATTTGCGGATGTCCTTGGTCTGCATGTGGGCGTTGCAGTAGATGTGGCGCCGGCCCTGGTACCGGTCCAGCTGCAGCTGCCGGGCAATATCCACCCGCTTCTGGATCACAGTTGAGGGCTCGCCCGGATCCTTCTGGGAAAGCTCCTGGTACTTAAGCGCCGGGACCTCGATGTGGATGTCTATCCGGTCCAGCAGCGGGCCCGAGACCCGGGACAGGTACTTTTGGATGAACTGGGGGTTGCAGCTGCACTGGTGGCTGCTGTCGGTGTAGTAGCCGCAGGGGCAGGGGTTCATGGCCGCGGCCAGCATGAAGGAGGCGGGAAAGGTCAGCGACATGGCGGCCCGGGAAATGGTGACCTTGCCGTCCTCCAGGGGCTGGCGCATCACCTCCAGCACATTCTTGTTGAACTCCGGCAGCTCGTCCAGGAACAGCACCCCGTGATGGGCCAGCGAGACCTCGCCCGGACGGGGATGGGCTCCGCCGCCGATCAAGCCGGCGTCGCTGATGGTGTGATGTGGCGAGCGGAAGGGCCGGGTGGCCACCAGGGCAGTGTGGGGCGGCATCAGGCCGGCCACGCTGTGGATCTTGGTGGTCTCCAGGGCCTCGTCCAAAGACATCTTGGGCAGGATGGTGGGAAAGCGGCGGGCCAGCATGGTCTTGCCCGAACCCGGCGGCCCGATCATCAGGATGT belongs to candidate division TA06 bacterium and includes:
- a CDS encoding ORF6N domain-containing protein, yielding MKSGVDLVPVDFIEQAIHAIRGHKIILDHDLANLYGVPVKVLNQAVKRNIVRFPEDFMFQLTVEEQIVLRSQIVTLKPGRGGHRKYRPYAFTEQGVAMLSGVLNSDRAIAVNIEIMRTFVKMRRMLTSHDKLAQKVAQMEKHYDGNFKAIFAAIKQLIEPDAPKRRPIGFKRDAV
- a CDS encoding cyclic nucleotide-binding domain-containing protein, translated to MPDQSTSTGTETVSIWQRLVATLDFSKQKPQLKPGAEEACFADRQGQEYFVVKAPEGSGYIKLGLKDYFLYSSFTGRKTIQEILVDYFRKFGSLAFSRIGTLYQELFAGGFLVQKPSNFYKNLAQRIRHQKPLVKILDLIKNLPQRQWPIPNFDNLTGILYRGGFKYFFSLPAKIISGMMILAGLASFGVLVKGGQYSVLKSSGSYLTGLIILVMLNYLAVITHEMSHALACKHYKRKVNSGGTILYLGFPAFYVDTTDAWLLPKDQRLFISLVGPYTQAFLAGAASLLAVLMPGFFLNPLLYKFAFLSFVSVFANFNPSLELDGYYMLVDWLELPGLKTKAAQFIKQGLKAKLKSREPFTREERIYAGFKLWSYVWSAFALGIALYFWRLQAARIWHKFLSGTTSQARWWLTAVLALALLGALAALRKHIVKIAAGAWQGLLKLVRQKPLLASLSLLAFFGAAALLISLFPAWVRILLMLPFGAMALLVFLRVHSYYRGSHLSLVFWCLLLASLWQMGLASFTSNIHPYLWLVSSGALALAGFSQFSYSSLRRWRQWQRWLWGALWALMMLVISVNPGFSPPQTLGIMLLWSTFLMVLSLYWNNQGSSLEYFWMIVLTGLLGQNVMTVWRLPARLDLFPALMQTLALLWLYLIIKGTSWQPETSTFEAADSERRRMRQAAVKIYKLSRTHFAAFFGESSAKAMDDRLNLVLIEKGWPIRLYGDKSEERFERDRGILERSPAFKGLLDEMYFYISRITGSYFAKNTFKTAYESLYWEEREIAQQYLMSGCHWSEGLTLKKLSREKKDAQDVITGVARFWELSQEEAKVFFSRLKEDRRKAGETIIRQGEEGDKFYIIKSGQVEISIQKDGGPAQIAALLARGDYFGEIALIKKVPRTATARAVSDCSLLTLERADFELLMSQKVDLGPRIDRLLENRGFLVKLPLFSEFAPAQVAMAASRLIPRRCQPGEAVIAQGELGDSFYIIKEGQFEVWVEREGQKNKVAALGPGEYFGEIALLLDMPRTASVVSQGQGLVLQLHKDDFKSLLGEHLYFYKSLEQASSRRLKDTRHKVS
- the bamD gene encoding outer membrane protein assembly factor BamD, translating into MKKYLLPIMLIILSLGLVSCGGKKAMVKKMEADDYYARGQQFFQNKKYVDAMDDFKAVVFNYSGSKLALDANYFLAECYLRTRDYPGAIAEFQQILNTYSPCRYDDESRFKIALCYYKDSPGYALDQSETTVKAGQSLNLYFTYLSDTTWAPEARQLKGNIEDKLAHKEFDAGRIYFKMKRYAPAKLYLENLMTQYPQTRWAGEAKKLLDQIPAAVKVQPALPDSTPVTADSSQGK
- a CDS encoding YifB family Mg chelatase-like AAA ATPase yields the protein MLSKLLSSAVLGIDAYLVEIETDLSSNLPGFAMVGLPDSAVKESRERVESAIKNSGLLFPLKKITVNLAPADIRKEGSAFDLPIALGILAAHQQLDPGRFAEVAVMGELSLDGSLRPIKGALPIAVAVRAAGLKGLMLPLENAREAGIVDGVEVYPVSSLRQAVDFFNRQLQIEPFTVDMGQVFAESARYNVDFSDVKGQAHVKRALEVAAAGGHNILMIGPPGSGKTMLARRFPTILPKMSLDEALETTKIHSVAGLMPPHTALVATRPFRSPHHTISDAGLIGGGAHPRPGEVSLAHHGVLFLDELPEFNKNVLEVMRQPLEDGKVTISRAAMSLTFPASFMLAAAMNPCPCGYYTDSSHQCSCNPQFIQKYLSRVSGPLLDRIDIHIEVPALKYQELSQKDPGEPSTVIQKRVDIARQLQLDRYQGRRHIYCNAHMQTKDIRKYCGIDAGSEELLRAAISKFGFSARAYDRILKVSRTIADLDGAGDISATHISEAIQYRSLDRNVWGQ
- a CDS encoding nicotinate-nucleotide adenylyltransferase; amino-acid sequence: MPTPKRIGIFGGTFDPIHLGHLIVAQQTAEILGLDRVIFIPAGQPPHKGGEKLSPARDRYQMVRLAVRGNRLFSVSDIEIRSKRASYTVNTLKALKSKYKTAGLFLLLGLDQAVLLSTWKEPQKLFELATVCVLSRPGFSRNEVEPRWRKMLRFLPVSLIDISATAIRDRVRRSQAIRYLVPESAARYIKNKKLYQ